One window from the genome of Candidatus Thorarchaeota archaeon encodes:
- a CDS encoding 50S ribosomal protein L11 methyltransferase, with product MKAKKYATPFAKLHAVSLLSQKSRIRKFAHAIDTSVTEGDYVIELGAGSGILSLLAAKAGAEKVTGIDINSSSISYARQATKENNLDEAVEFVATHYLDFKPEKDADVVICEMLSSMLLVEQQVTASFHAASSLLREGGTILPKGARVYAFPVVCHSVLKRFKWNGLAFPKAPQTVGLEQFTPLSGAELLAEFDFSQQTPPEKVDQTLEFQIREEGVLTGLVGYFEVDLDNETTLGMEDGWRHLFLPFENAKRVNHGDLERIRIAYLPGQLDTLEIRLR from the coding sequence ATGAAGGCCAAAAAGTATGCCACACCGTTTGCGAAGCTTCATGCTGTGAGCCTTTTATCCCAGAAAAGCAGGATTCGAAAATTTGCACATGCAATAGATACCTCTGTTACCGAGGGCGACTACGTTATTGAGCTGGGTGCTGGTTCAGGTATACTCTCACTCTTGGCTGCTAAAGCCGGAGCAGAAAAAGTGACGGGAATAGACATCAACTCAAGCTCCATATCATACGCGAGGCAGGCAACGAAAGAGAATAATTTGGATGAAGCCGTAGAATTCGTAGCCACACACTATCTGGATTTCAAACCAGAAAAAGATGCTGATGTTGTTATCTGTGAGATGTTGTCCTCGATGCTTCTTGTGGAGCAACAGGTAACGGCTTCTTTTCATGCTGCATCGAGCTTGTTGCGAGAAGGAGGAACGATTCTGCCCAAAGGGGCACGGGTGTATGCATTTCCTGTAGTATGTCATTCGGTACTAAAGCGATTCAAGTGGAACGGGCTTGCTTTTCCCAAGGCTCCACAGACAGTCGGGCTGGAGCAGTTCACCCCGTTAAGCGGAGCCGAACTTTTGGCTGAATTTGATTTCTCCCAGCAAACCCCCCCTGAGAAGGTTGACCAAACACTCGAATTCCAAATCAGGGAGGAGGGTGTTTTGACTGGCTTAGTGGGCTATTTCGAAGTTGACCTCGACAATGAGACAACTCTTGGCATGGAAGACGGGTGGCGACACCTCTTTCTCCCTTTTGAGAATGCGAAACGAGTGAACCACGGAGACCTAGAAAGAATTCGAAT